In the genome of Opitutia bacterium KCR 482, one region contains:
- a CDS encoding acetylxylan esterase yields the protein MLSLPVSASNAYFAGSCDGDALGYKIGEKMKFSLRILDDRGNAVKGQKFKWVRRGDDGITESGTAVSGKEPVVIETSIGVAGFVRITATPVDNSGKRAKNCDAFDGGACAGFGEIRQTTPEPRDFDGFWRRQLSYLDKVPPKCKKEPVFLVPGFKTYILTIDCVGKPAKAYLTIPEGAKEKSLPLSVFFRGYGIGRIYPKFDRSCISLSVARHSYDLGRDDDYYKSQSVLLKNFGMKASENKNPENSYFRNMLLRDHRAIEVAKKLPEWDGKNIKVSGGSMGAFRSIFAAMLDKDITLCDVFIPWLSNLNGEAEGKMKSICMPEYVPELLYYDISNAIKRVECPVKISARLGDYECPPSGIAILYHNTKGRVELNFSQNGTHGYTSPWKDNPTYSRSK from the coding sequence ATGCTATCCCTGCCTGTCTCTGCTTCAAACGCGTATTTTGCGGGTTCGTGCGACGGAGACGCTCTCGGCTACAAAATCGGCGAGAAAATGAAGTTCTCGCTCCGAATATTGGACGACAGGGGAAATGCCGTAAAAGGCCAAAAATTCAAATGGGTGCGGCGCGGCGACGACGGAATCACCGAATCCGGCACGGCGGTATCAGGCAAAGAACCCGTGGTAATAGAAACGTCAATCGGGGTTGCGGGATTTGTCAGAATCACGGCCACGCCCGTGGACAACAGCGGCAAAAGGGCGAAGAATTGCGACGCCTTCGACGGCGGCGCGTGCGCGGGGTTCGGCGAAATCCGGCAAACCACGCCAGAGCCCCGCGATTTCGACGGATTCTGGCGGCGTCAGCTTTCGTACCTCGACAAAGTTCCGCCGAAGTGCAAAAAAGAACCCGTATTTCTCGTCCCCGGATTCAAAACGTACATATTGACAATCGATTGCGTCGGCAAGCCCGCCAAGGCGTACCTTACGATTCCCGAAGGGGCAAAGGAAAAGTCGCTCCCTCTTTCCGTATTTTTCAGGGGATACGGAATCGGAAGAATTTACCCAAAATTTGACCGTTCCTGCATTTCGCTTTCTGTCGCCCGGCACAGCTACGATTTGGGACGCGACGACGACTATTACAAATCCCAATCTGTTCTTTTAAAAAACTTCGGTATGAAGGCGTCCGAAAACAAAAACCCCGAAAATTCCTATTTCAGGAACATGCTCTTGCGCGACCATCGGGCAATCGAAGTCGCAAAAAAACTTCCCGAATGGGACGGCAAAAACATCAAGGTTTCGGGCGGAAGCATGGGGGCGTTCCGTTCGATATTCGCCGCAATGCTCGACAAAGACATCACGCTTTGCGATGTGTTCATTCCATGGCTTTCGAATTTGAACGGCGAAGCGGAGGGGAAAATGAAGTCTATTTGCATGCCCGAATATGTCCCCGAACTTCTTTACTACGACATATCGAACGCAATCAAGCGCGTGGAATGCCCCGTAAAAATCTCGGCAAGACTTGGCGACTACGAATGTCCGCCCTCGGGGATTGCGATACTTTACCACAACACAAAGGGGCGCGTCGAGCTGAATTTTAGCCAAAACGGAACGCACGGATACACTTCGCCGTGGAAAGACAATCCCACTTATTCGAGGAGCAAATAG
- a CDS encoding TetR/AcrR family transcriptional regulator — MTKNHSARKGANIQGTRKRRQLLEAAGKAFANGGYAGTTIRDIAEIANVQPSALIYHFDNKENLFRATLRYHIIENANLEKIGEEFDNIDVNNPQTFSDSLYAATKRIIGAFHGPRGKVPHLLGLVIAMLTDGDKETSRMVMKLGADAMEKACTLLAKIRPELTATDVFWWRHLYWGQIFYTLYGEPILLARMSEKKYPREFLDALALRITTACCTWLHLPAPNGSAPWELGKSAEQSEE, encoded by the coding sequence ATGACAAAAAACCATTCCGCGCGCAAGGGCGCGAATATTCAGGGCACAAGAAAAAGAAGACAACTCCTCGAAGCGGCGGGCAAGGCGTTCGCCAACGGAGGCTATGCGGGAACGACAATCCGCGACATCGCGGAAATCGCAAACGTACAGCCCAGTGCGCTCATCTACCACTTCGACAACAAGGAAAACCTCTTCCGCGCAACCCTCCGCTACCACATCATCGAAAACGCGAACCTCGAAAAAATCGGCGAAGAATTCGACAACATCGACGTCAACAATCCGCAGACTTTCTCGGACTCGCTCTACGCGGCGACAAAGCGCATAATCGGCGCGTTCCACGGCCCGCGCGGCAAAGTTCCGCATTTGCTAGGGCTCGTGATTGCAATGCTCACCGACGGCGACAAGGAAACGAGCAGAATGGTCATGAAGCTCGGCGCGGACGCAATGGAAAAGGCGTGCACGCTGCTCGCGAAAATCCGCCCCGAACTCACCGCAACCGACGTTTTCTGGTGGAGACACCTTTATTGGGGACAGATTTTCTATACGCTCTACGGCGAACCAATTTTGCTCGCCCGCATGTCGGAAAAGAAATACCCTCGCGAATTCCTCGACGCTCTCGCGCTGAGAATAACGACGGCATGCTGCACGTGGTTGCACCTGCCCGCCCCCAACGGCAGCGCGCCGTGGGAATTGGGCAAATCGGCGGAACAGTCCGAAGAATAA
- a CDS encoding O-acetylhomoserine aminocarboxypropyltransferase/cysteine synthase family protein yields MSEKNYRYETLAIHAGQVPDPATLARAVPVYRTTAFNFKSAKHGADLFALREPGNIYARLMNPTNDVLEKRLAALEGGAAAISLSSGTAAIAFAITNILKQGDELVSANNLYGGTYTQFASILPSFGITTRFTHVNKFDEVEAAINSKTRAIYIETIGNPKLDFADIEGYAKIAQKHHLPLIVDSTFTPPGLFRPIDYGANIVIHSLSKWIGGHGTGIGGAVIDAGNFDWSDEKFELYNKPDGGYHGLRFAHDLGDLNSLAFILRLRTVGLRNLGPTLAPDAAWLFLQGLESLPLRIERHGENALKVAKYLKSHKNVAWVRYPGLEDDPSHELAAKYLKRGIYGGMVVFGLKGGYDAAVKVVDNIPLFSNLANVGDAKSLILHPASTSHSQLSDEEQVSGGLTKDLIRLSIGLENSDDIIEALDSVL; encoded by the coding sequence ATGAGCGAAAAAAATTACAGATACGAAACATTGGCAATCCACGCGGGTCAAGTGCCCGACCCCGCGACACTCGCGCGCGCCGTCCCCGTTTACAGGACGACCGCCTTCAACTTCAAGAGCGCAAAGCACGGCGCCGACCTCTTCGCGCTCCGCGAGCCCGGCAACATTTACGCGCGTCTCATGAACCCCACGAACGACGTTCTCGAAAAGCGTTTGGCGGCTCTCGAAGGCGGCGCGGCGGCGATTTCGCTTTCGTCGGGAACGGCGGCGATTGCCTTTGCAATCACCAACATTCTCAAACAGGGCGACGAGCTTGTTTCCGCCAACAACCTCTACGGCGGAACGTACACGCAGTTTGCGTCCATTCTGCCGTCGTTCGGAATCACCACGCGCTTCACGCACGTCAACAAATTCGACGAGGTTGAAGCGGCGATAAACTCCAAAACCCGCGCCATTTATATAGAGACAATCGGCAACCCGAAGCTCGACTTCGCCGACATCGAGGGCTACGCGAAAATCGCGCAGAAGCACCATCTGCCGCTGATTGTGGACTCCACGTTCACGCCTCCCGGACTCTTTCGCCCCATCGACTACGGCGCGAACATCGTAATCCACTCGCTCTCCAAGTGGATTGGCGGGCACGGCACGGGAATCGGCGGAGCTGTAATCGACGCTGGCAACTTCGACTGGTCCGACGAAAAGTTCGAGCTTTACAACAAGCCCGACGGCGGCTACCACGGACTCCGCTTCGCCCACGACCTCGGCGACCTCAACTCCCTCGCGTTCATTTTGAGACTCCGCACTGTCGGACTCCGCAACCTCGGACCGACCCTCGCGCCCGACGCCGCATGGCTCTTCCTGCAAGGTCTCGAAAGTCTGCCGCTGCGAATCGAACGCCATGGCGAGAACGCGCTGAAAGTCGCAAAGTATTTGAAGTCGCACAAGAACGTTGCGTGGGTTCGCTACCCGGGCTTGGAGGACGACCCCTCGCACGAGCTTGCAGCAAAATACCTCAAACGCGGAATCTACGGCGGAATGGTCGTGTTCGGCTTGAAGGGCGGCTACGACGCGGCGGTAAAGGTTGTTGACAACATTCCGCTTTTCAGCAACCTCGCAAACGTCGGCGACGCAAAAAGCCTTATTCTCCACCCCGCGAGCACATCGCACTCGCAGCTCTCGGACGAAGAACAGGTTTCGGGCGGACTGACGAAAGACTTAATCCGACTCTCGATAGGTCTCGAAAACTCCGACGATATCATTGAAGCGCTTGACTCCGTCCTTTGA
- the dgoD gene encoding galactonate dehydratase, which translates to MKVTGIKTFICHAYRTNWVFVKVLTDEGITGVGEATLEYREPTVVQAIKELERYLVGRDPNNIEEFWHRVYRDAYWRGGVVLMSALAGVEMALWDIKGKALGVPVYQLLGGKVRDSIKCYANAWFAGAKKPEEFATMAKIAVKNGFSGLKWDPFGKEYMHIAPKELHEALDCIAAVKDAVGNQVHLIIEGHGRFNIPTAVRIGNALKEFDILWFEEPIPPDDKKGLAWVRSKIDTPVSGGERLYSRWEYLDFLRMECADFWQPDVSHAGGISEVRKIAAMAEAHHIAVCPHNPSGPVANAATLQLAACMPNFYLLETMATDIPYRKDITTEVVRFENSEMFIPDKPGLGLDINEEEIAKHPYECRNLRHYEGTLTDIRPAGEAVGGYFQK; encoded by the coding sequence ATGAAGGTCACAGGAATAAAAACATTCATCTGCCACGCATACCGCACGAACTGGGTTTTCGTGAAGGTTCTTACCGACGAAGGCATCACCGGCGTCGGCGAGGCGACTCTCGAATACAGAGAGCCGACCGTTGTGCAGGCAATCAAGGAACTCGAACGCTACCTCGTCGGCAGGGATCCGAACAACATCGAGGAATTTTGGCACAGGGTCTACCGCGACGCCTATTGGCGCGGCGGCGTGGTGCTCATGAGCGCGCTCGCTGGCGTCGAAATGGCGTTGTGGGACATCAAGGGCAAGGCTCTGGGCGTTCCCGTCTACCAGCTGCTGGGCGGCAAGGTTCGCGACTCCATCAAGTGCTACGCAAACGCGTGGTTCGCGGGCGCAAAGAAGCCCGAAGAATTTGCGACCATGGCGAAAATCGCCGTCAAAAACGGTTTCAGCGGCTTGAAGTGGGACCCATTCGGCAAGGAATACATGCACATCGCCCCGAAGGAACTCCACGAAGCCCTCGACTGCATCGCGGCGGTTAAGGACGCCGTCGGCAACCAAGTGCACCTCATCATCGAAGGGCACGGACGCTTCAACATTCCGACGGCTGTCCGCATCGGCAACGCCCTCAAAGAATTCGACATTCTCTGGTTCGAAGAGCCGATTCCGCCGGACGACAAAAAGGGTCTCGCGTGGGTTCGCAGCAAAATCGACACCCCCGTTTCGGGCGGCGAAAGACTTTACAGCCGCTGGGAATACCTCGACTTCCTCCGCATGGAATGCGCCGACTTCTGGCAGCCCGACGTCTCCCACGCGGGCGGCATTTCGGAAGTCCGCAAGATTGCGGCAATGGCGGAAGCGCACCACATCGCGGTTTGCCCGCACAATCCGAGCGGCCCCGTCGCGAACGCGGCGACACTCCAGCTGGCGGCCTGCATGCCCAATTTCTACCTGCTCGAAACGATGGCGACGGACATTCCGTACCGCAAGGACATCACGACCGAAGTTGTGCGTTTCGAAAACAGCGAAATGTTCATTCCCGACAAACCCGGTCTCGGCTTGGACATCAACGAAGAGGAAATCGCAAAGCACCCCTACGAGTGCCGCAACCTGCGCCACTACGAGGGCACCCTTACCGACATTCGCCCCGCTGGCGAAGCGGTCGGCGGATACTTCCAGAAATAG
- a CDS encoding MBL fold metallo-hydrolase yields the protein MRNLKITWLCQAGFLLEADGKRIVVDPYMSNRLYEVSRKDVQMNRMMPNPVPYEELRPDLVCFTHDHADHYDPESVREIIGVCPDCKFAGPTSTLNHFEKDGYNKSNFTKLDIGDVFEDDTFKITAVPAYHSDPLAVGYVFEIAGKKLYISGDSLYQPTLSADVKKVCGAPDIVCICINGKLGNMPWEDAVKVVEELRPKFAIPMHYGLFARNTEDPRPFMAAVKKLGVETEEPSVKGRVF from the coding sequence ATGAGAAATCTTAAAATCACTTGGCTGTGTCAGGCGGGCTTCCTTCTCGAAGCCGACGGAAAACGCATTGTTGTAGACCCCTACATGTCGAACAGGCTTTACGAAGTTTCGCGCAAAGACGTGCAGATGAACCGCATGATGCCCAACCCCGTCCCCTACGAGGAACTTCGCCCCGACTTGGTCTGCTTTACGCACGACCACGCCGACCACTACGACCCCGAATCGGTGCGCGAAATAATCGGCGTCTGCCCCGACTGCAAGTTCGCGGGCCCCACGAGCACGCTCAACCATTTCGAAAAGGACGGCTACAACAAGTCGAACTTCACCAAGCTCGACATCGGCGACGTTTTCGAGGACGACACCTTTAAAATCACCGCCGTTCCCGCATACCACTCCGACCCCCTCGCGGTCGGCTACGTTTTCGAAATCGCGGGCAAAAAGCTCTACATCAGCGGCGACTCCCTCTACCAGCCCACGCTGTCGGCGGACGTCAAGAAAGTCTGCGGCGCGCCCGACATCGTATGCATTTGCATAAACGGCAAGCTCGGCAACATGCCGTGGGAGGACGCCGTGAAAGTCGTCGAAGAGCTGAGGCCCAAGTTCGCAATTCCCATGCACTACGGGCTGTTTGCCCGCAACACGGAAGACCCGCGCCCGTTCATGGCGGCGGTCAAAAAGCTCGGCGTCGAGACCGAAGAGCCGTCGGTCAAGGGGCGCGTTTTCTAA
- a CDS encoding efflux RND transporter permease subunit has product MKFSHFFIDRPIFAGVISILITFVGALAYLGLPITQYPNISPPTIVVYGTYKGASPEVIMDTTIAPLEQQLNGVEGMAYMSSLARPNGSWNIVITFETGVDVNLAQILVQNKVMQAQNRVPKEVRDIGINVRKRSPDILLTINLFSPKGTRDKVYLSNYAITQLQDRLSRVYGVSEFTTFGSKEYSMRIWLDPDRLSAVNLSPMQVISALQEQNKQVAAGSLNKPPLETGAAFELLINAQGRLSTEKEFGDIIVKYQPDGRIVHLRDIARVELGAYDYENESFVNLKPSVTLGMYQLPGTNSIETVKRIRAELKDMKKGFPDDVDYAISYDATEYVKDSIDAVYRSIFEAVLLVVVVVLLFLQNWRAAVIPLFAIPVSIVGTFAVMKAFGFTINNLTLFGLVLAIGIVVDDAIVVVENVERNMKGGTPVREATRRAMTQIQGALVAIVLVLSAAFIPTMFLSGISGQFYRQFALTVASSTIISGLVSFTLTPALCALFLKDGHAEKRGVFDIVWHYTIGYPLRWFNAGFDFTASAYGKLVKLLLKCAILMVLVYFGLLWATVNLFKETPSGFIPKQDRGFFSARFELPAGASFERTLNVMDRAGKILDKEMKGTRLLTTIAGDNMSNLGRASFRLEDKREREAKGEDLETLMKLANKILNENITEAKINLYTPAVVPGMASGGDIKFQLQDRAGLGFGAIEKYKNIMIAEMEKLPCISSAYSTFKLTNPQLYIDIDRERAQKLNLSIGDIFTTMQYNLGAVYVNDFNILGRVYRVMAQAEGGSRRDIADVYKLKIPNTRGENVQLGSLASIRRYVGPNGLSRYNLYLSSDILGNVAKGYTTGEAIGEIEAIAARVLPPGMGIEWTDIAYEEKKAGNTSVYIFAICAIFVFLLLSALYESWTIPLSVILIVPLVIFFALLGINYRGFGNDLMAQIGFVVLIGLACKNAILIVEFAKQREDKGETLQHALAAASQNRLRPIMMTSFAFIFGVVPLAYGMGPGCELRQPLGTSVMFGMVGVTLLGCIMTPVFYYIVRRIFGHPKLEK; this is encoded by the coding sequence ATGAAATTTTCGCATTTTTTCATAGACCGCCCGATTTTCGCTGGGGTAATATCGATTCTCATAACGTTCGTCGGCGCGCTCGCGTACCTCGGTCTTCCGATTACCCAGTACCCGAACATTTCGCCGCCGACAATCGTGGTCTACGGAACGTACAAGGGCGCGTCGCCCGAAGTCATCATGGACACGACAATCGCGCCGCTCGAACAGCAGCTCAACGGCGTGGAGGGCATGGCGTACATGAGCAGTCTGGCGCGTCCGAACGGCTCGTGGAACATCGTCATCACGTTCGAAACGGGCGTGGACGTCAATCTTGCGCAGATTCTGGTGCAAAACAAGGTCATGCAGGCGCAAAACCGCGTGCCGAAGGAAGTGCGCGACATCGGCATAAACGTAAGGAAACGCTCGCCCGACATTCTGCTTACAATCAACCTGTTCTCGCCCAAGGGCACGCGCGACAAAGTGTACCTTTCAAACTACGCAATCACGCAGTTGCAGGACAGGCTCTCGCGCGTGTACGGCGTGAGCGAATTCACGACGTTCGGGTCGAAGGAATACAGCATGCGCATTTGGCTCGACCCAGACAGGCTCTCGGCGGTCAACCTCTCGCCCATGCAGGTGATTTCGGCGTTGCAGGAACAGAACAAGCAGGTCGCCGCGGGCAGCCTCAACAAGCCGCCGCTCGAAACGGGAGCGGCGTTCGAGCTTCTCATCAACGCGCAGGGCAGACTTTCGACCGAAAAGGAGTTCGGCGACATCATCGTGAAATACCAGCCCGACGGGCGCATAGTGCATTTGCGCGACATCGCGCGGGTGGAGCTTGGCGCGTACGACTACGAAAACGAATCTTTCGTCAACTTGAAGCCGTCTGTGACGCTGGGCATGTACCAGCTCCCGGGGACGAACTCAATCGAGACCGTCAAGAGAATCCGCGCCGAGCTTAAAGACATGAAAAAGGGCTTCCCCGACGACGTCGACTACGCAATCAGCTACGACGCGACGGAATATGTCAAGGACTCTATCGACGCGGTGTACCGCTCGATTTTCGAGGCTGTGCTGCTCGTAGTGGTCGTGGTGCTGCTGTTCCTGCAAAACTGGCGCGCGGCGGTGATTCCGCTGTTCGCGATTCCCGTTTCGATTGTGGGAACATTCGCGGTTATGAAGGCGTTCGGGTTCACAATCAACAACCTGACGCTTTTCGGGCTGGTGCTGGCAATCGGGATTGTCGTGGACGACGCAATCGTAGTCGTCGAAAACGTGGAGCGCAACATGAAGGGCGGCACGCCCGTGAGGGAGGCTACGAGGCGCGCAATGACGCAAATTCAGGGCGCGCTTGTGGCAATCGTGCTCGTGCTGAGCGCGGCGTTTATCCCGACAATGTTCCTGAGCGGCATTTCGGGGCAGTTCTACCGCCAGTTCGCGCTGACGGTGGCGTCGAGCACAATAATTTCGGGGCTTGTGTCCTTCACGCTGACCCCCGCGCTCTGCGCCCTCTTCCTCAAAGACGGACACGCCGAAAAACGCGGAGTCTTCGACATCGTCTGGCACTACACAATAGGATACCCCCTGCGCTGGTTCAACGCGGGCTTCGACTTCACCGCGTCCGCATACGGAAAACTCGTGAAGCTGCTGCTCAAATGCGCAATCCTCATGGTGCTTGTCTATTTCGGGCTTCTGTGGGCTACGGTAAACCTCTTCAAGGAAACGCCTTCGGGCTTCATTCCCAAACAGGACAGGGGCTTTTTCAGCGCAAGGTTCGAGCTTCCCGCGGGCGCAAGCTTCGAAAGAACGCTCAACGTGATGGACAGGGCGGGCAAAATTCTCGACAAAGAGATGAAGGGCACGCGGCTTCTGACGACAATCGCGGGCGACAATATGTCGAACTTGGGACGCGCCTCGTTCAGGCTCGAAGACAAGCGCGAGCGCGAGGCAAAGGGCGAAGACCTCGAAACGCTCATGAAGCTTGCCAACAAAATCCTCAACGAAAACATCACCGAGGCAAAAATCAACCTCTACACGCCCGCGGTAGTTCCCGGAATGGCGTCGGGCGGCGACATCAAGTTCCAGCTGCAAGACAGGGCGGGGCTTGGCTTCGGGGCAATCGAAAAATACAAAAACATAATGATTGCCGAAATGGAGAAATTGCCGTGCATTTCAAGCGCATACTCCACATTCAAACTGACCAACCCGCAGCTGTACATCGACATCGACCGCGAGCGCGCGCAAAAGCTCAACCTCTCGATTGGCGACATCTTCACCACAATGCAGTACAACCTCGGCGCGGTGTACGTCAACGACTTCAACATTCTCGGACGCGTCTACCGCGTAATGGCGCAGGCGGAGGGCGGAAGCAGGCGCGACATCGCCGACGTCTACAAGCTGAAAATCCCCAACACGCGCGGCGAAAACGTGCAGCTTGGGTCGCTTGCGAGCATTCGCAGATACGTCGGGCCGAACGGGCTTTCGCGCTACAACCTCTACCTTTCGTCGGACATTCTCGGAAACGTCGCAAAGGGCTACACCACGGGCGAGGCAATCGGCGAGATCGAGGCAATCGCCGCGCGGGTGCTTCCCCCCGGAATGGGCATCGAATGGACGGACATCGCATACGAAGAAAAAAAGGCGGGCAACACATCTGTCTACATCTTCGCGATTTGCGCAATATTCGTCTTCCTGCTGCTTTCCGCGCTCTACGAAAGCTGGACGATTCCGCTGTCGGTAATACTAATCGTGCCGCTCGTGATTTTCTTCGCGCTGCTCGGCATAAACTACCGCGGATTCGGCAACGACCTCATGGCGCAAATCGGCTTCGTGGTGTTAATCGGGCTTGCGTGCAAAAACGCGATTCTCATCGTCGAATTCGCAAAACAGCGCGAAGACAAGGGAGAAACGCTCCAACACGCCCTCGCGGCGGCGTCGCAAAACAGGCTAAGACCGATTATGATGACGTCGTTTGCGTTCATATTCGGCGTAGTGCCGCTCGCCTACGGAATGGGTCCCGGCTGCGAACTCCGCCAGCCGCTGGGAACGTCGGTAATGTTCGGAATGGTCGGGGTTACGCTCTTGGGCTGCATTATGACGCCCGTGTTCTACTACATAGTGCGCAGAATCTTCGGACACCCGAAGCTCGAAAAATAA
- a CDS encoding efflux RND transporter periplasmic adaptor subunit, which produces MTGKLLTFAGVLSLSILLSACFEKKGKQTEATQYNTVEVANPEVKKIEIWDSYTARIEGEKSVEIRSRVSGYLEKIYFKDGDFVKAGDILFEIDPRPFQALVEASQAEVKEIETRIELAQSNLERARNLYEVNAISKEILDTRKSELLAAQAVLSSAKAKLKEATLNLEFTKTYSPISGYISRRRVDEGNLIDASSTLMAMVVSRDTVYAYFEISERDVIKYTKNKLFDSIDTAKHTGPAVKLLLLDETEPSHFGCVTYVDNTLNASSIELRAEISNDKKQLYPGMFAKILLRAGEPVEHMLVPEAAVGTDLVGRYVMVVNDKDIAEYRAVAVGELFGNKRIILDGLKASDRVVVSGLHRATPHSKVKPVKSAESENK; this is translated from the coding sequence ATGACTGGGAAATTACTAACATTTGCGGGAGTTCTGTCGCTCTCCATTCTGCTCTCGGCGTGCTTCGAAAAAAAGGGCAAGCAGACGGAGGCAACCCAATACAACACGGTCGAAGTGGCGAACCCCGAAGTCAAAAAAATCGAAATTTGGGACTCCTACACCGCGCGAATCGAGGGCGAAAAATCGGTCGAAATTCGCTCGCGCGTCAGCGGATACCTCGAAAAAATCTACTTCAAGGACGGCGATTTCGTCAAGGCGGGCGACATTCTCTTCGAAATAGACCCGCGCCCATTTCAGGCTCTCGTCGAAGCCTCGCAGGCGGAAGTCAAGGAGATTGAAACGCGCATCGAGCTTGCGCAAAGCAACCTCGAAAGAGCCCGCAACCTCTACGAGGTAAACGCGATTTCCAAGGAAATTCTCGACACCCGCAAAAGCGAGCTTCTCGCCGCGCAGGCAGTGCTAAGCAGCGCGAAGGCGAAGCTCAAAGAGGCGACGCTCAACCTCGAATTCACAAAGACATACTCGCCGATTTCGGGCTATATCAGCCGCAGGCGCGTTGACGAGGGCAACCTTATCGACGCCTCGTCCACCCTCATGGCGATGGTAGTCTCGCGCGACACCGTCTACGCGTATTTCGAAATCAGCGAGCGCGACGTTATAAAATACACGAAAAACAAGCTCTTCGACTCAATCGACACCGCAAAGCACACAGGCCCCGCCGTGAAGCTCTTGCTGCTCGACGAAACCGAGCCGTCGCACTTCGGCTGCGTTACATATGTGGACAACACCCTGAACGCGTCGTCAATAGAGCTTAGGGCGGAAATTTCAAACGACAAAAAGCAGCTCTACCCCGGAATGTTCGCGAAAATCCTCCTGCGGGCGGGCGAACCCGTCGAGCACATGCTCGTGCCCGAAGCGGCGGTAGGCACCGACCTCGTGGGCAGGTATGTGATGGTCGTAAACGACAAGGACATCGCCGAATACCGCGCGGTTGCGGTCGGCGAACTTTTCGGGAACAAGCGGATAATACTCGATGGGCTGAAAGCCTCCGACCGCGTTGTGGTAAGCGGGCTGCACAGGGCAACGCCGCACAGCAAAGTAAAACCCGTGAAAAGCGCGGAGTCCGAAAATAAATGA
- the cysK gene encoding cysteine synthase A, translating into MKIANNILELVGGTPLVRLNKLNDSKAEVLAKLEFFNPSGSVKDRAALAMVEDAEKKGLLKKGGLIIEPTSGNTGIGLALVAAVKGYKLILTMPETMSVERRKFLLSLGAQLVLTDGAKGMKGAIEKALELKEQNADAFIPQQFENFANSEIHRLTTGKEIWEDTDGQVDIVVAGVGTGGTISGIGQALKPLKPSVKIYAVEPDSSPVLSGGKSGPHKIQGIGAGFVPKIYDSKVIDGVIRVKDADAGDTARRLAKEEGIHSGISAGAAIFAALELAKLPENAGKKIVAIVPDTGTRYLSTWLYSD; encoded by the coding sequence ATGAAAATTGCAAACAACATTCTTGAACTTGTCGGCGGGACTCCCCTTGTCCGACTCAACAAACTCAACGATTCGAAAGCCGAGGTTCTTGCCAAGCTCGAATTTTTCAACCCCTCCGGCTCCGTTAAGGATAGGGCGGCTCTCGCCATGGTCGAGGACGCCGAGAAAAAAGGTCTGCTCAAAAAAGGCGGTCTGATTATCGAGCCTACCAGCGGCAACACGGGTATCGGTCTTGCGCTCGTCGCGGCGGTCAAGGGCTACAAGCTCATTCTCACCATGCCCGAAACGATGAGTGTAGAGCGCAGAAAATTCCTGCTCAGTCTCGGCGCGCAGCTCGTCCTCACCGACGGCGCGAAGGGCATGAAGGGCGCAATCGAAAAGGCTCTCGAACTCAAAGAGCAGAACGCGGACGCGTTCATTCCACAACAGTTCGAAAACTTTGCGAACTCCGAAATCCACCGCCTCACCACGGGCAAGGAAATTTGGGAGGACACCGACGGTCAGGTTGACATCGTTGTTGCGGGTGTCGGCACCGGCGGCACAATCAGCGGCATCGGTCAGGCGCTCAAACCCCTCAAACCCTCCGTCAAAATCTATGCGGTAGAGCCGGACTCTTCCCCCGTTCTTTCGGGCGGAAAATCCGGCCCCCACAAGATTCAGGGTATCGGCGCGGGCTTTGTCCCGAAAATCTACGACTCTAAGGTCATTGACGGCGTAATTCGCGTCAAGGACGCCGATGCTGGCGACACCGCCCGCAGGCTCGCGAAAGAGGAGGGCATACATTCGGGCATTTCGGCGGGGGCTGCGATTTTTGCCGCGCTCGAACTCGCAAAACTTCCCGAAAACGCGGGCAAGAAGATTGTGGCAATCGTTCCCGACACGGGCACGCGCTACCTATCTACTTGGCTGTATAGCGACTAA